From Populus trichocarpa isolate Nisqually-1 chromosome 19, P.trichocarpa_v4.1, whole genome shotgun sequence, a single genomic window includes:
- the LOC18108566 gene encoding uncharacterized protein LOC18108566 isoform X1, with translation MAPYLTVGILPAKFGFSFNKSLIQNPNPLYHTSKLKFKSNLGFKSSLKCRCIKKEITDKPTEEFSVLSLDIPWERGSIWSTMALYMFNFHIPLGIGGLSIVANVLHQPVLDPQTEVLSLLAIQILELAASLLLLKSTAKPEYEVVSFFKTDELSKKRNWLQASSLGFGFLVLLVFLTSLVADRLIGPKAVNNPIVKEILLSSSISKVACILVYCLVTPLLEEIVYRGFLLKSLASTMNWQQAVLLSSAVFSAAHFSGENFIQLFIIGCVLGCSYSWSGNLCSPILTHSLYNALTLIITYFS, from the exons ATGGCGCCTTATCTAACCGTTGGTATACTACCCGCCAAGTTTGGGTTCAGTTTTAACAAATCGTTGATTCAAAATCCAAACCCTCTCTATCACACCTCCAAACTCAAATTCAAATCCAATCTCGGCTTCAAATCTTCTCTCAAATGCCGCTGCATCAAGAAAGAAATCACTGATAAACCCACTGAG GAATTTTCAGTGCTTTCGTTGGATATTCCATGGGAGAGAGGGAGTATATGGAGCACTATGGCTTTGTACATGTTCAATTTTCATATCCCTTTGGGTATTGGAGGCTTGTCTATAGTTGCCAATGTATTGCATCAACCTGTTCTTGATCCTCAGACGGAA GTGTTATCACTGCTTGCAATCCAAATTTTAGAACTCGCTGCTTCTCTGCTTCTACTTAAGAGCACTGCTAAGCCAGAATATGAGGTAGTGAGCTTCTTTAAAACTGATGAATTGTCAAAGAAGAGGAACTGGCTGCAGGCTTCATCACTAGGTTTCGGCTTTCTTGTTCTGTTGGTGTTCCTTACATCACTTGTTGCTGACAGACTAATTGGACCTAAG GCTGTGAACAACCCTATTGTGAAGGAGATTCTTCTGAGCAGCAGCATCTCGAAAGTTGCCTGCATCCTGGTTTATTGCCTTGTCACCCCCCTGCTGGAAGAAATTGTTTACAGAGGCTTTCTATTGAAATCTCTTGCCTCTACCATGAACTGGCAGCAGGCAGTTTTACTAAGCTCAGCTGTTTTTAGTGCTGCTCACTTCTCTGGTGAGAATTTTATACAGTTGTTTATAATTGGGTGTGTCCTTGGATGCTCCTATTCTTGGTCTGGGAACTTATGTTCTCCCATTCTAACACATTCCTTGTACAATGCCCTGACACTGATCATAACATATTttagttaa
- the LOC18108566 gene encoding uncharacterized protein LOC18108566 isoform X2, whose amino-acid sequence MAPYLTVGILPAKFGFSFNKSLIQNPNPLYHTSKLKFKSNLGFKSSLKCRCIKKEITDKPTEVLSLLAIQILELAASLLLLKSTAKPEYEVVSFFKTDELSKKRNWLQASSLGFGFLVLLVFLTSLVADRLIGPKAVNNPIVKEILLSSSISKVACILVYCLVTPLLEEIVYRGFLLKSLASTMNWQQAVLLSSAVFSAAHFSGENFIQLFIIGCVLGCSYSWSGNLCSPILTHSLYNALTLIITYFS is encoded by the exons ATGGCGCCTTATCTAACCGTTGGTATACTACCCGCCAAGTTTGGGTTCAGTTTTAACAAATCGTTGATTCAAAATCCAAACCCTCTCTATCACACCTCCAAACTCAAATTCAAATCCAATCTCGGCTTCAAATCTTCTCTCAAATGCCGCTGCATCAAGAAAGAAATCACTGATAAACCCACTGAG GTGTTATCACTGCTTGCAATCCAAATTTTAGAACTCGCTGCTTCTCTGCTTCTACTTAAGAGCACTGCTAAGCCAGAATATGAGGTAGTGAGCTTCTTTAAAACTGATGAATTGTCAAAGAAGAGGAACTGGCTGCAGGCTTCATCACTAGGTTTCGGCTTTCTTGTTCTGTTGGTGTTCCTTACATCACTTGTTGCTGACAGACTAATTGGACCTAAG GCTGTGAACAACCCTATTGTGAAGGAGATTCTTCTGAGCAGCAGCATCTCGAAAGTTGCCTGCATCCTGGTTTATTGCCTTGTCACCCCCCTGCTGGAAGAAATTGTTTACAGAGGCTTTCTATTGAAATCTCTTGCCTCTACCATGAACTGGCAGCAGGCAGTTTTACTAAGCTCAGCTGTTTTTAGTGCTGCTCACTTCTCTGGTGAGAATTTTATACAGTTGTTTATAATTGGGTGTGTCCTTGGATGCTCCTATTCTTGGTCTGGGAACTTATGTTCTCCCATTCTAACACATTCCTTGTACAATGCCCTGACACTGATCATAACATATTttagttaa